The following coding sequences are from one Saprospiraceae bacterium window:
- a CDS encoding acyltransferase, whose protein sequence is MFSKFIWNALQHWLLAKRNLVRSSFKRTLPTNELLSDRWEKAKFLGFGEGSSIYDSACVYGDVSVGKNTWVGPFVILDGSGGLKIGEWCSISASVHIYTHDTVEWATSGGVAAYQYAPVEIGNNCYIGPHSVIAKGVILGDGCIVGANSFVNKSFSPGTKLAGNPAKEI, encoded by the coding sequence ATGTTTTCGAAATTTATCTGGAATGCCCTTCAACATTGGCTCCTGGCGAAACGAAATCTGGTCCGGTCTTCGTTTAAGCGAACACTTCCGACCAATGAGCTTTTAAGTGATCGGTGGGAAAAAGCAAAATTCCTGGGTTTTGGAGAAGGCAGCAGTATTTATGACAGTGCCTGCGTTTATGGAGATGTATCTGTCGGTAAAAATACTTGGGTAGGACCTTTTGTCATTTTAGATGGAAGCGGCGGATTAAAAATCGGGGAATGGTGTTCCATCTCAGCTTCTGTTCACATTTACACTCACGATACCGTAGAATGGGCAACCAGTGGGGGAGTCGCAGCCTATCAATATGCACCCGTTGAAATAGGAAATAACTGTTATATTGGTCCCCACAGTGTAATTGCCAAAGGCGTTATACTTGGTGATGGCTGCATCGTAGGCGCCAACAGTTTTGTAAACAAATCATTCAGTCCCGGAACTAAATTAGCAGGAAATCCTGCCAAAGAAATTTAA
- the asnB gene encoding asparagine synthase (glutamine-hydrolyzing): protein MCGITGIFHLDGQAVSEGVLRKMTDALAHRGPDGEGVFIHHQLGLGHRRLSILDVSDRGAQPMHSADNHWALVFNGCIYNFKELRDELRKYGHTFKSNSDTEVIVEGLSRFGPEYLQRFDGMFAIAAWNKQSKTLYLARDRFGVKPLYYYFANNTLLFGSEIKAIIAHPEYQTRINISALNEYFTFQNLFRYHTLFEGVFMLPAANTMAIDSSTQQLQHHAWWDYNFTSTDESMDFEEAKLETERLLQKAVSRQMVSDVPLGSYLSGGMDSGAITALASKHVPRLTTFTCGFDMSSVTGVEANYDERRDAELMANYFKTEHYEQVINAGDLAWSLPRVVWHLEDLRVGMSYPNYYISRLASKFVKVCLQGTGGDELYGGYPWRYYRVFQSIDRQDYFEQYFGFWQRLVPEEQKSELFLPHLIPDIDKAGPRQAFERVFLFNDHLRYDTPEQHIQNSLYFEIKTFLAGLLVVGDKLSMANGLEERFPFLDNALVEFAQKIPVRHKLADLEKLKKMDEDIFGNKKQLYKEFKDGKNVLRKALEDFIPEKIINRPKQGFSAPDESWYRGENAQYIRELLLNKNTVSTEYINKAYIARIVDEHLHHRINHRLLIWSLMNFEWWCRIFLNGEKIKA, encoded by the coding sequence ATGTGCGGAATCACAGGCATTTTTCATTTAGACGGGCAAGCCGTATCCGAAGGCGTTCTCCGGAAAATGACAGATGCATTAGCACACAGAGGCCCTGATGGTGAAGGTGTATTTATTCATCATCAATTGGGATTGGGACATCGCAGATTGTCTATTCTGGATGTAAGTGACCGAGGGGCGCAACCCATGCATTCTGCTGACAATCATTGGGCCCTTGTTTTTAATGGTTGCATTTATAATTTTAAAGAGTTACGCGATGAATTGAGAAAGTATGGTCACACTTTCAAATCGAATTCTGATACAGAGGTCATTGTAGAAGGCCTAAGTCGGTTTGGTCCCGAATATCTGCAGCGGTTTGATGGAATGTTTGCCATAGCTGCATGGAATAAACAAAGCAAAACATTATACCTGGCTCGCGACAGATTTGGAGTAAAACCTTTATATTATTATTTTGCAAACAATACATTGTTGTTTGGTTCTGAGATTAAAGCAATCATCGCACATCCTGAATATCAGACGAGAATAAATATTTCTGCATTGAATGAATATTTTACATTCCAGAATTTATTCAGATATCATACTCTTTTTGAAGGGGTGTTTATGCTTCCTGCAGCAAATACTATGGCAATAGATAGCTCAACACAGCAATTGCAACATCATGCCTGGTGGGATTATAATTTTACATCCACTGATGAATCAATGGATTTTGAAGAAGCCAAGTTGGAAACTGAACGCTTACTTCAAAAAGCAGTAAGCCGTCAAATGGTTTCGGATGTTCCATTAGGGAGTTACTTATCAGGGGGAATGGACTCCGGGGCTATTACCGCCTTGGCCAGCAAACACGTACCCAGATTGACCACTTTTACCTGTGGGTTTGATATGAGCAGTGTTACAGGGGTAGAAGCCAATTACGATGAAAGAAGGGATGCCGAACTTATGGCCAACTATTTTAAAACAGAACACTACGAACAAGTGATTAATGCCGGCGACCTCGCCTGGTCATTGCCTCGCGTTGTTTGGCATTTGGAAGATTTGCGGGTCGGAATGAGTTATCCAAATTATTACATCAGCAGGCTGGCATCAAAGTTTGTCAAAGTATGTTTACAGGGAACAGGTGGCGATGAATTATACGGCGGTTATCCCTGGCGATATTATCGCGTATTCCAATCTATCGACAGACAAGATTATTTTGAACAATATTTTGGATTTTGGCAACGATTGGTTCCAGAAGAACAAAAATCGGAGCTGTTTCTACCACATTTAATACCCGACATTGACAAAGCTGGGCCAAGACAAGCCTTTGAACGCGTATTCCTTTTTAATGATCATCTCCGCTATGATACTCCGGAACAGCATATCCAAAACAGTTTGTATTTTGAAATAAAGACCTTCCTGGCAGGATTATTGGTTGTTGGCGACAAACTATCCATGGCGAACGGCCTGGAAGAACGCTTTCCATTTTTGGACAATGCTTTGGTAGAATTTGCACAAAAAATTCCGGTTAGGCATAAACTTGCAGATCTGGAAAAATTGAAAAAAATGGACGAGGATATTTTTGGAAATAAAAAACAGCTTTATAAAGAATTCAAGGATGGAAAAAATGTACTTCGCAAAGCATTGGAAGATTTTATTCCTGAAAAGATCATCAACAGACCTAAACAAGGATTCAGCGCTCCTGATGAAAGTTGGTACAGAGGAGAAAATGCACAATACATCCGGGAACTTCTTTTAAATAAAAATACGGTATCTACAGAATACATCAACAAAGCATACATTGCCCGCATTGTAGATGAACATTTGCATCACCGTATAAATCATCGCTTGTTGATCTGGAGTCTGATGAATTTCGAATGGTGGTGTAGGATTTTTCTAAATGGTGAAAAAATAAAAGCCTGA
- a CDS encoding class I SAM-dependent methyltransferase, producing MSEIIQQLFEVAIIIDGNKINFLKSASTLEDNQQQTKDVFTDKWSSTHTLEDVEKLYQTQQEWFLKLYGFETELALQEYLIPKKVIIDTGCGLGYKAAWLAKLAPHALVIGIDISDAAQIAAESYKDLTNLWFLQADIAATGLKPHSCDVVVCDQVIMHTENPERTFVHLAECTSQTGEFLCYFYRKKALPRELIDDYFRKGTHHISKEDMWNFSEQLTELGKRLSALQVNFECPDIPLLGIKGGEYDIQRFIYWNFLKCFWREDWGFELSKITNYDWYAPSNAQRFSKEEVLGLATQNGMYPRFFHEEEACYSACFSRNV from the coding sequence ATGTCGGAAATAATTCAACAACTTTTTGAAGTGGCTATCATCATTGATGGCAATAAAATTAATTTTTTAAAGTCAGCTTCGACATTGGAAGACAATCAACAGCAAACCAAAGATGTTTTCACCGACAAATGGAGTTCAACACATACTTTGGAAGATGTTGAAAAACTCTATCAAACACAGCAAGAATGGTTTTTGAAACTTTATGGTTTTGAAACAGAGCTCGCGTTGCAAGAATACTTAATTCCTAAAAAGGTAATTATCGATACGGGTTGTGGCCTCGGATATAAAGCTGCCTGGTTAGCTAAATTGGCTCCTCATGCGTTAGTGATAGGTATCGATATATCTGATGCAGCTCAAATTGCTGCTGAGTCTTACAAAGACTTAACAAACTTATGGTTTTTGCAAGCCGATATTGCTGCTACAGGTTTAAAACCACATTCTTGCGATGTAGTTGTATGCGACCAGGTCATCATGCATACAGAAAATCCCGAACGAACGTTTGTTCATCTTGCTGAATGCACTTCCCAAACCGGAGAGTTTCTCTGTTACTTCTATCGAAAAAAAGCATTGCCAAGGGAATTAATTGATGATTACTTTAGAAAGGGTACACACCATATTTCAAAAGAGGATATGTGGAATTTTTCAGAACAGCTTACAGAACTTGGAAAGAGATTGTCAGCTCTGCAAGTGAATTTCGAATGTCCTGACATTCCATTACTTGGAATTAAAGGCGGTGAGTACGATATTCAAAGATTTATTTATTGGAATTTTTTAAAGTGTTTCTGGAGAGAGGATTGGGGTTTCGAACTTTCAAAAATAACAAATTACGACTGGTATGCTCCAAGCAACGCCCAACGATTCAGCAAGGAGGAAGTGTTGGGTTTAGCCACTCAAAATGGAATGTATCCCCGTTTTTTTCATGAAGAAGAAGCTTGTTATTCTGCATGTTTTAGTCGCAATGTTTGA